Proteins from a genomic interval of bacterium:
- the hisZ gene encoding ATP phosphoribosyltransferase regulatory subunit codes for MKSKKTGRPGGLHRELPAGVADILPATAERLISLRRSLLDTMALWGYRPVHPPVMEHAEVFSRALTSGAEELSFYRFVDPSTGRALSFRTDFTPQLARIAATRFPEAGLPLRLFYDGPVLRHVPGQRGMKRELHQVGAELMGLSDPEADAECIALLIDCLIASGLRDFRIDVGQVEFFKGIFKDVEINEEELEKITRATARKDISELAKILRESSLPEQKKALLAELPLLAGGVEVLERAGKIVESGHSREALENLGKVLDFVRAYGLIDHITVDLGEIRGIDYYTGVIFEAFVRHVGTPLCRGGRYDRLVERYGLDLPATGLSIDLFALSEALNAASESENSLNGVFIINFLPKRDAALGLATALRSQNVRACRDIVKRPLEDSLALAREQLFRYAAVLGSPGLKEGEVLLIDLADGSRKTVAAGAVPEAAAAFGFENLHRR; via the coding sequence GTGAAAAGCAAAAAGACCGGTCGCCCCGGCGGGCTCCACAGAGAGCTTCCCGCCGGGGTGGCCGACATTCTTCCAGCAACGGCGGAGCGCCTTATCAGCCTCCGCCGTTCTCTTCTGGACACGATGGCGCTCTGGGGGTACAGGCCCGTCCACCCTCCGGTGATGGAGCACGCCGAGGTCTTCTCACGCGCGCTCACCAGCGGGGCGGAGGAGCTTTCCTTCTACAGGTTCGTGGACCCCTCCACCGGAAGGGCGCTTAGTTTCCGCACCGACTTCACCCCGCAGCTAGCGCGCATCGCGGCGACCCGCTTCCCCGAGGCGGGGCTGCCCCTGCGTCTCTTTTACGACGGCCCGGTGCTTCGCCACGTCCCCGGCCAGCGCGGGATGAAAAGGGAGCTCCATCAGGTCGGCGCGGAGCTTATGGGGTTGAGCGACCCCGAGGCCGACGCCGAGTGCATCGCCCTCCTCATCGACTGCCTCATCGCCTCCGGCCTCCGGGACTTTCGCATCGACGTGGGGCAGGTGGAGTTTTTCAAGGGAATCTTCAAGGATGTAGAAATAAACGAAGAGGAGCTTGAAAAGATAACTCGCGCCACGGCGCGCAAGGATATCTCCGAGCTTGCGAAGATTTTGAGGGAAAGCTCTCTTCCCGAACAAAAGAAAGCCCTCCTCGCCGAACTCCCCCTCCTCGCGGGGGGAGTCGAGGTGCTGGAGCGCGCCGGGAAGATCGTCGAGAGCGGCCACAGCCGCGAAGCCCTCGAAAACCTCGGCAAGGTCCTCGATTTCGTCCGCGCCTACGGCCTTATTGACCACATAACCGTAGACCTCGGGGAGATACGGGGCATCGACTACTACACCGGCGTAATCTTCGAGGCCTTCGTCCGCCACGTTGGAACCCCGCTCTGCAGGGGCGGACGCTACGACAGGCTGGTGGAGAGATACGGCCTCGATCTTCCCGCGACCGGCCTCTCGATCGACCTCTTCGCCCTCTCCGAAGCGCTCAACGCCGCGAGTGAGAGCGAGAACTCCTTAAACGGCGTCTTCATCATCAACTTCCTCCCCAAAAGAGACGCCGCGCTCGGCCTCGCCACCGCCCTTCGGTCGCAAAACGTACGCGCCTGCCGCGACATAGTAAAACGACCGCTCGAAGACTCTCTGGCGCTGGCCCGCGAGCAGCTCTTCAGATACGCAGCAGTACTCGGCTCCCCCGGCCTCAAGGAAGGGGAAGTCCTCCTCATAGACCTCGCCGACGGGTCCAGAAAGACCGTCGCCGCCGGGGCCGTTCCGGAAGCCGCCGCAGCCTTTGGTTTTGAGAATTTGCATCGCCGCTAA